The sequence below is a genomic window from Lolium perenne isolate Kyuss_39 chromosome 7, Kyuss_2.0, whole genome shotgun sequence.
GCATAATAGGAAACCGATGACCTAGACCCTGGTTTGATTATTTACATACCACCCCACACGCAGGGAACTGAATGATGTATTACTTGATTAAGCTGCACATATGCCAGATATAATGCTGCAAAATCTATTACCTCATGATGATGCCATTTGCGGAGACAACTCCAGGCCATATCCATAGCATCTCATGCCACTGGGATATTTGGTTCACCGAGGTTCACAAAAGCCTCTGCACGCATCATGCGTAGAGTGACAGTATGCCAAGAGACAAGATGGTCCATGAAGTTTGACACGTATGCTCGCCTGTCATCCTGCATTATTAGAAAGAAGATGAGATGTTTTCTGATAGATTAAATAGCATATTATATTTTGAACATAGGTAAATGCAGGGGGAAAATGGGGATCTGGAGCTTACCTTGTAATCTAAGTAGTAAGCatgctaaaaaagaaaaaagagaaatgTCAGTACTTGGCACATGGAATGATCTAAACAGAGACTCAATTTCCTTACCTCCCACAAGTCTAGGCTGATGATTGGCTGAAAGAGAATAAGAAAATAAATGTCAGTGCCAAAATTTCAACCGGAAATGTCTCATGGAATTCAACAGGGAAGAGGGAACACACATAGACCAAAAAAATATGTTGAGTAAACTTACAATGTCTCCAAAAGCAAGTGGGTTGATGGCATTTCGTGTGTTAACTACCGAGAGTTTCCTCTCGTTTCTCTTCACTGCAATAAGTAATACATTCAGCAGTTTACAGAACATTAACATGACTTTTGAAGCCATGGTCAGAAAATCAGCACCTTGGAATAAGCAATAGTGTCTGTAGTTGAAAGAAAATAGTAGTAAATGAAAACTTACAGACAAGCCAAACCCATCCAGACCCCAGTAGGGATAACGCCGAGAGCATGAACTCTTCCCTGAAATTAGCAAACGAGCCGAAATCCTTCTCGATCTGCTGCAGTACACCAGCCTCAGGCGAGCCACCACCTCCCGGCTGCATTGATTCCCAGAAAAAGTGGTGGTTCCAGACCTACATATCACAACATGCAGGGTCAGAGCTGCAGTAAGCAAACCGCAGCATCCTGTTTCAGCAGTCTGCGACAGTTAACAATGATGAGGAAGCTATGAGGGCGAAGTCTCAGTGTGCACAAACAAATTTAACAATACTGGTACTGGAAATCAAATTAACAAACAGAACTTATTAGACCAAGTAATATGCACCGGATTACCTGCGCAGCATTGTTGTACTCCGGCAACGGGTTGCCGTTGTTGTAGGCCTCCTTGACCATATCCTCCAGAGTGTGGCCGTAGAAGGGGCTGGTGGCGAGCTGCTTGTTCAAGCCGTCCACGTAATCCTGCTGGTGCTTGCCCCAGTGAAGCTCGACGACCCTCTTGCTCATGTAAGGTTCGAGAGCATCCTGCAACACGCAGCAAGCAAGAACAAGCCTACCGTGAATGGCGGCACACAAGAATCTTCCGAGAGCATTGTGGGCAAGAAAAGATGGCCGTACTTACAGTTTTGTACGGCGGAGTCGTGAGGCCGTAGTAGGACACGACCTTGGAGAGTCGCCGAGACAGAAGGCGGCGCCGGAGACCGCGaagggcgggcggcggcgcggcggagacGTGGGGGTGGGCGTGTGGGCGGGAAGGAGCGGCGGGGAGGCCGCGCATTTGGAGGAGCATGAGGCCGGCGGCGTGGAATGGGGAGCTCGGGACGATGGTGGGCGGCGAGGGGAGAGGCTGCAGCTTGGCTGGCCCGAACCTTATCGTTTTCACTGTGGCTAAGCTAGCAACTGAACTGATATGGTCTTTCTCTGTCTGTAAGTGAAATGGCAGTTGATTTGAAATTTGAACGAGTTCTCAAAAGTTCTTACGAAAATATTATAGTGCTATGTAAGTTTGGC
It includes:
- the LOC127311334 gene encoding superoxide dismutase [Fe] 2, chloroplastic isoform X1; this translates as MLLQMRGLPAAPSRPHAHPHVSAAPPPALRGLRRRLLSRRLSKVVSYYGLTTPPYKTDALEPYMSKRVVELHWGKHQQDYVDGLNKQLATSPFYGHTLEDMVKEAYNNGNPLPEYNNAAQVWNHHFFWESMQPGGGGSPEAGVLQQIEKDFGSFANFREEFMLSALSLLGSGWVWLVLKRNERKLSVVNTRNAINPLAFGDIPIISLDLWEHAYYLDYKDDRRAYVSNFMDHLVSWHTVTLRMMRAEAFVNLGEPNIPVA
- the LOC127311334 gene encoding superoxide dismutase [Fe] 2, chloroplastic isoform X2, coding for MLLQMRGLPAAPSRPHAHPHVSAAPPPALRGLRRRLLSRRLSKVVSYYGLTTPPYKTDALEPYMSKRVVELHWGKHQQDYVDGLNKQLATSPFYGHTLEDMVKEAYNNGNPLPEYNNAAQVWNHHFFWESMQPGGGGSPEAGVLQQIEKDFGSFANFREEFMLSALSLLGSGWVWLVLKRNERKLSVVNTRNAINPLAFGDIPIISLDLWEDDRRAYVSNFMDHLVSWHTVTLRMMRAEAFVNLGEPNIPVA